The following DNA comes from Paenibacillus crassostreae.
CTAAAAGAATCATACAAGGTTGTTCGCTCATGCTGTGGCATTTTCCCAGTAATAAGTGGTGCATGAATAGATGATGCGATATGCTCCAATTGATCTAAATACTGGCCTATAACTAATATACCTAGCTGTGAATGCCGTTGCAGAATTCGCTGGATCACAGATAGTTTAGCTGGATTCTCTGCTGCAATCCGAAATTTATGCTTACCTTCAGCACAGTGGTACTCATTCTTCAATTCTACAGGCATGGGTACCCTAATCTCAATACAATCAACCTTCGCGATCCAACCTTCCGCCTCCAGTTGTCTCCATGGCATATCGTATCTCTTCGGCCCCACCAATGAGAATACATCCTGCTCACATCCATCCTCACGTATTAACGTTGCCGTCAATCCTAACCTACGTGTCGCCTGAATCTCGGCAGTTGCACGAAATACTGGTGCAGGTAAAAGATGAACTTCATCATATATAATAAGACCCCATCGGCGTTCATTAAATAACTTCATATGTTCAAACTCACTAGCTTTATTCTTTCGATGAGTAAGAATTTGGTATGTAGCTACTGTTACGGGCTTCACTTCTTTCTTCTGCCCTGAATACTCACCAACCTCAGAAGAGTTCAGCGTTGTTTTACTATTCAGCTCATCAATCCATTGTCTGACAGAAGTTGTATTTGAAGTTAAAATAAGCGTCTCACATTGCAATTTCGCCATGATAGCTATTCCAATCACCGTTTTGCCTGAACCACATGGAAGTACAACAACTCCGCTCCCCCCGCTACCAGGCGAACCTTCAAATGCTTTCACTGCAGCGTTCTGATAGTCCCTCATATGTAATAAGGCTTTAGCATCGGTATGACCTTCACTTTTCCAAGATAGCGACAGGGCTTGCCCATCATCATATCCTGCCAAATCTAATACCGGGTATCCGATTCTGGTTAATTCTTGCTTCAACAACCCTCGTTTGGCTACGTTTAACGAAATCTCTGTCGCCGAGATTCGTTGCATTCCATGATTGAGCATACCCGCTCTTTGAAAGATCTCATCCATTAAACCCTGATCTGAAGTTCTCAGAATGAGTTGATGAGCTATATTAGGATTACAATAAAGAGTTAGCTTCCCGTAACGAGAGATTAACTCATGTACATCCTGCAATAGATCAGACGGAACATCCCAGCGTGATAATGATTGAAGACTGTCCTTCACCATGATAGAAGACCATCCTGAAGAAGCAGCGTTCCAAAGAGAAAGTGGTGTTATTCGATAGGTATGGAATGAAGAAGGGCTCTTAACTAATTCTGCATAACAGACAAGTTGCTCGCGTGCTTCTTCAAATGTAGCATGTCCGCATTCAAGCAATACCGTACGATCACGCTGCACTATACATGCTTTTCTGTTATCCATAACTACCTCCCCCTCATGAGTGGTTAGCGTACCCAATCTTGTATTCATTGATAAGTAGTTTCACCCAATCAACTGAGGAGTATTCCTTATTTATCTATTTACTGATGGGACTCTACCATCGCTATAAAAAGTTTCAGTCCGTTATACATAGCTTCTTCATCAAAGTCAAAGAGCGGATGATGATGAGGGTAATCCATCGCTTTATCTGCATTTCCGGCCCCTACCAACATAAAGCATCCAGGGATTTCTTGAACATAATAAGCGAAATCTTCGGCAATCATTAACTTAGGAACTAATAACACTCGGTCACTCTTAAAATTCTTCTCGGCAACTCTAAAGAAACGCTCTACTTCTTCTTGATCATTCACAAGGGGAGGGTACCCCATCACATAGTCAACAATACTTTTTGCACCATATGATTGAGCTGTTAATGACACCATCGATTCAATTCGGTCGCGAATCATTAATCTTGTATCAATATCGAAAGTACGTACAGTACCAGTTATTCTACACTTCTCTGCGATCACGTTCTGTGCAAATCCACCTTCAATCGTTCCAATGGTCACAACAGCAGGCTGCAATGGATCTACCGAACGACTCACAATACTTTGTAATTGCATCACAACCGCTGAGCCAGCGACGATACTATCAATCGTTACATGGGGAATACCACCATGGCCACCCTTCCCAATCATATCGATAAAGAACTCATCCGCTGCAGCCATGAATGGACCTCCAGCAGTACCTACGGTTCCTACTGGGAGTGGCGTCCACAGATGTATGCCATAAATGGCATCTACACCATTTAATACACCACTCTGAATCATTCCCTGAGCCCCACCCGGACACACTTCTTCTGCGGGTTGAAATATAAACACAATATTCCCTCGAAGCTGACTTTGAAGTTGTGTGAAATAGGATGCCACACCTAACAACATGGATGTATGACCATCATGCCCACAGGCATGCATAACCCCTTTTACCTCTGATCTATATTTACAATCCTTTTCATCTTCAATCGGAAGCGCATCCATATCCGCGCGCAGAGCAATGGTCTTACCTGGCAATGCCCCATGAAGAGTTGCGACAACTCCGTAACCCCCACCGAATTTAGTCTGTACCTGTAATCCTAGCTCTCGTAATTTTGTTGCTACGAATAGAGCCGTATTCTCTTCCTGATAAGATAATTCAGGATGCTGATGTAAGTGTCTTCTCCACTGGATCATCCTAACCTGAATGTCGTTGAGTAATTTTTCATCCATCATGATCCGCTCCGTTTCCATTTATTAGTACTTAGAACAACAAATATATTGAATCTATTGTATCAGAAATGGCTTCAGAGTGTGTATTCACCATCGTTATCTAGCTTGCAGAAGTTCACGAAACATAATATCATGAGTAAAGAAGTTTAGAGAATGACGAATGAAGGAGCTGACTGAGCGATGATTTTTGAAAATACCGGTTTAGATGGCCTTAAATGTGATTTAGCTTATATGGATGAAACAGCAGAGAAAGCTGGATTTTTCCGTTGGCAATGGGAATATTACCGTGCGACCTACGAATATAAAATTGAAGACAATGGAAACAACAATGAATATTTCGTGCGAATTAACACACGAGCAGTAGAAGGCAAGCTAGAAAAACCAGATACTATTCTTGCAGTTGAAGCCGTTTATATGGGTAAAGGGACATTTCCTCATGGTTTAGATTATGAGACACCTATTCCAGATTCTATTCAAGTAATCGCAAACAAGAAATTACAACAATTTAAAACCTTACTTGAAGCTTAGTGTGGTATAACCATGATGAAAGAAAATAATCCTCTTCCCAAGAAGGGGGCCCCAGATTTCCAGTTACTTATTCTCACATTACTACTCGTAGGTTTTGGACTTGTCATGGTATTCAGTGCTAGTTCTAGTTTAACCGTTGCAAGTGAGAAATTTAACAATGATGCTCTCTTTTTCACGAAACGTCAATTTATTTCTGTTACTCTAGGTGGATTTTTCATGCTCATTGCAATGAATATTCCTTATCAGAAATACAAAGTGCTATTTATTCCTTTTTTTATGCTCACGATTATTATGCTCATATTAGTTCCTTATTTGGGGGATGCAACGAATGGTGCTAGAAGTTGGTTCCGCATAGGACCTCTTAGTATTCAACCAACGGAGTTTGCTAAGCTGGCCACCATTCTCTATCTGGCAGCCTTAATTACCAAAAAAGGGGAAAGATTACGTAACTTCAAAAAAGGATTCATTCCAGTTATTATGATTGCTGGTGGTGTAGCGGGGCTCATCATGATGCAGCCTGATCTTGGTTCTACAATGATACTAGTTGCAACATGTGGGCTTATCATTTATGCAGGTGGAGCTAGCATGAAGCATATTATGGGTTCGATTGCACTGTTCGTTCTAGGTGCTGGACTAGTTCTAGGTGTGGATACACTGATAGATTCCTTGTCTAAACCTAGTGAACCATCCACCACAGTTAATCAAAGTTATAAACAGGATCGTATTGCTGCCTTTATTGACCCCTTCAAAGATCCAGAAGGTTCAGGCTACAACCTTATTCAATCGCTTACAGCTATCGGACAAGGTGGTATCACGGGTTCAGGGTTCGGACAAAGTATTCAGAAGCTTCATTACCTTCCTAACTCATACAATGACTTTATCTTTGCCGTTATTGGTGAGGAATTTGGATTTATTGGTACCGCGCTATTCCTTTTGTTTTACTTATACTTCATCTGGCGCGGCATTCTTGTTTCACTCCGATGTCCAGATCCTTTCGGAACATTAGTTGGAATTGGAGTTATGGGTCTTATTGCTATCCAAGCTTTTATCAATATCGGTGGAGTTACTCAGACGATCCCTCTAACGGGGGTTACCTTACCCTTCATTAGTTATGGTGGTTCATCCACCTTGATTATGATGATCAGTATGGGTATTATTCTAAGTATTTCACGAGAAAGTAATAAACCTGTGGTAAAAGAATATATTAAATCACAAAAAGACTATCGGGTATCCCGATAGTCTTTTTGTGTCTATTAGATAGATCTGTTAGATTTACTTGTTACGAACAATGTAATCCTCAATTTCATCATCTTTGAAGGCTACACCTTCAACTTTAACATTAACTTCAACAACATGTAGACCTGACATTGTCTCAACCGCTTCACGAACATTTTGTTGCAACATACGACAAACTTCATGTATAGGTGTTTCGTAAAGAACAATGATACGCAAATCAATAGCTGCTTCTAGTTGCCCAACTTCGACAGTAACACCTTTCTGAACATTCTTTCCACTAAGACGTTTAGCCCATCCTTCAGAGAGTCCTCCAGACATAGCGGCAATTCCCGGTGTCTCAAGTGCTGCCATGCCAGCAATCTTAGAGACAACATCATTCGAAATTCGTATACTCCCATTATCTAGCTGAAGTTGTTCCGTCATGTCCATTCCCCCTGTATACCTTATTATTGGTAATTGTAAATCCAAAAGGATTGAAATGCAAATACTCTTCAATAAAAATGTTTGTAGCAGTCCATTTTATGCAAATATGAAGTGAAACTTATATTTTCTTATATTTCAAAAAAAATACATGCTCAATAAACGGCATGCATTAACGTTCTAAGTTCGCTTGTAAACATCATAGACTACTCTTTGTTATTCAATGCTTCATAAAGAATAGCTAAATTACGTTCAAGTTGACTTACCAATTGTCTCCCCGAGAAAACATCAAGTAGACCTAACCGTACTGCAAAATCAACTTCTTTAGAAAAGCCGTACATTTGAGTATCCAGAACTTCCTCATAGAGAGGGCAATAACGTGTTGCCAAGTTCTCCATCTGAACTTCTATAAGCTTTTGAATTTTATCTGCATCTTCTTGAAGAAGATTAAACGCTTTGAGATTTAAATGTTCCTGTATATCAGACGAAGTCATGTCTCTTCCCCCTATGTCCAAAAGTCAACGAATTAATTCTAACCTTAATATTAGTCGAAAATACACATCAATACAAGAACCCCGTAAAAAAAGCACCCTCACTAGTGAAAGTAAGGGTGCTTTCGCTCACATTATTCAGTGATGACAGCAATCTGCAAACCATGTTTAGCAAATACTTCAGCCATCGCTACTTTTGCTTCCTCAGCATCTGGACCATGAACATGTAGCTCATAATCTTTGTGGCTCACAAGTGTAGTGAATAAGCCTAGAATACTTTTTACATCGATGTACTTATTGTCTGCTTGAAGCACGATGGAAGAAGTAAACTTACCTGCAATTTGAGCAATTTCTACAACCGCTACATTGTTACTGGACATAGAGGATCCCTCCGTAACTTCTATTATAATTACTTTCATATTTTACCTATATAATGATACATTGAATCCGCTTTCTGATGCAAGTCATTTCTGACTTATTTTAATCGATCAGGGTTTAGCCCTTCGAGTTCTGGAATAACAAACAACCCATCTTTACGAATGAGTACATCATCAAAGTAGATTTCTCCACCACCATAATCAGGTCTTTGAATAAGAACTAGATCCCAATGGATGGATGATTTATTTCCGTTATCTGTTACATCATATGCTTGACCTGGTGTGAAATGAAGACTACCTGCTATTTTTTCGTCAAACAAGATATCTTTCATGGGATGAAGAATATATGGATTAAACCCTATTGCAAATTCTCCAATGTAACGAGCACCTTCATCAGAATCTAAAATATCGTTTAATCGTACTGTATCATTACTTGTAGCTTCTACAATTTGTCCATCCTTGAATGTAAACTTTAGATTCTCGAATGAAATACCATTATAAACTGTTGGTGTATTATAACTTATTGTCCCATTGACGGAGTTACGTACAGGGGCGCTATATACTTCACCATCAGGAATATTTTTTTGACCTGAGCATTTCTCAGCACCAATTCCTTTGATTGAGAAACTAAGGTCGGTACCTGGAGCTGTTATACGGACCTTATCCGTTCTTCTCATAAGTTCTGCAAGTGGGTCTTGAGCTTCGTCCATCTTCCCGTAATCAAGATTACATACATCGAAATAGAAGTCCTCAAAGGCCTCTGTGCTCTTATTCGCCAATTGTGCCATACTAGCATTCGGATATCGAAGAACTACCCATTTGGTATGGTTTACTCGTTGCTGACTATGTACCTTATGATTATAGATCGAATTGTAAAGTTTCATTTTCTCTTCCGGTACATCAGAAAGGTCATTCACATTCTCTCCTGCACGAATACCGATATAACAATCCATTTTCTTCATTCGTTCCAAATCAATTTCAGCCCATGTCTTCATTTGTTCTTCTGTTGCATAAGTAAATAACGTACGTTGAACAGACTTATCTGTATGTTGAACGAAAGAGTTACCACCTTTTTTGGATACTTCTTCTATAATAGCTTTCATTAAATCTTGTTCACTACCGATCATTTCGATCAGTACATTTTCACCCGGTTGTACATCTACAGAATATCCAACTAGATTTTCTGCTAACTTTTGAATTCTAGGATCACGCATGCTTTATTCTCCTCCTACTTAAGTATCTATATCTTTTTGAACAATGGTTAAATCATATTTTTATTGTATCACTTTTAGATATTCAAGTCAGTAAGAACTGTATCGTAATATCGCTTAGTTACGGTTGAATACAACATCTTCTACCATCGTTTCACTCTGCTCATTATTGTCTGCATCTAGATATAACATGTTACTCTCCGAAGTGAGTCTTAGCGGGAAATAACTCTTGCGCTCTATGGTTAAATGATACACTGTACTTACATTCGCATGTTGTAACATCGTCTGTAGTTGCTCTTCCCCTTGCTTCCATATTGCTTCTAATTCCAATTGCACTTCCGGATGATACGATGAGTCTGATTGGGGATTCAAGCTTGCCAATTCACTACTCAGTTCACTCTCTAACCAATTCAAGGCGTCCTCAGGATTCAATTCAATCCGAAGAACTCTCGTCCCTCTAGATGCACCAGCCTCCTCTTGAATACTCTTTCTTAGTCCAGCAATACCCTCCAACTGTCTTAATGGGTTAAATCTTGCAAGTGCTTGATCCACTTCATTTTCTACAGCTGAGGTACGTACCCATCCGCCCTGAATTCGACGTAAATCGGTAGAGACTAAACTTGAGTTATCTGATTGCTTATTCTCGATATTGGATGATGAACTTTGT
Coding sequences within:
- the ftsW gene encoding putative lipid II flippase FtsW is translated as MKENNPLPKKGAPDFQLLILTLLLVGFGLVMVFSASSSLTVASEKFNNDALFFTKRQFISVTLGGFFMLIAMNIPYQKYKVLFIPFFMLTIIMLILVPYLGDATNGARSWFRIGPLSIQPTEFAKLATILYLAALITKKGERLRNFKKGFIPVIMIAGGVAGLIMMQPDLGSTMILVATCGLIIYAGGASMKHIMGSIALFVLGAGLVLGVDTLIDSLSKPSEPSTTVNQSYKQDRIAAFIDPFKDPEGSGYNLIQSLTAIGQGGITGSGFGQSIQKLHYLPNSYNDFIFAVIGEEFGFIGTALFLLFYLYFIWRGILVSLRCPDPFGTLVGIGVMGLIAIQAFINIGGVTQTIPLTGVTLPFISYGGSSTLIMMISMGIILSISRESNKPVVKEYIKSQKDYRVSR
- a CDS encoding Asp23/Gls24 family envelope stress response protein, with the protein product MTEQLQLDNGSIRISNDVVSKIAGMAALETPGIAAMSGGLSEGWAKRLSGKNVQKGVTVEVGQLEAAIDLRIIVLYETPIHEVCRMLQQNVREAVETMSGLHVVEVNVKVEGVAFKDDEIEDYIVRNK
- a CDS encoding aminopeptidase, encoding MRDPRIQKLAENLVGYSVDVQPGENVLIEMIGSEQDLMKAIIEEVSKKGGNSFVQHTDKSVQRTLFTYATEEQMKTWAEIDLERMKKMDCYIGIRAGENVNDLSDVPEEKMKLYNSIYNHKVHSQQRVNHTKWVVLRYPNASMAQLANKSTEAFEDFYFDVCNLDYGKMDEAQDPLAELMRRTDKVRITAPGTDLSFSIKGIGAEKCSGQKNIPDGEVYSAPVRNSVNGTISYNTPTVYNGISFENLKFTFKDGQIVEATSNDTVRLNDILDSDEGARYIGEFAIGFNPYILHPMKDILFDEKIAGSLHFTPGQAYDVTDNGNKSSIHWDLVLIQRPDYGGGEIYFDDVLIRKDGLFVIPELEGLNPDRLK
- a CDS encoding DNA repair helicase XPB yields the protein MDNRKACIVQRDRTVLLECGHATFEEAREQLVCYAELVKSPSSFHTYRITPLSLWNAASSGWSSIMVKDSLQSLSRWDVPSDLLQDVHELISRYGKLTLYCNPNIAHQLILRTSDQGLMDEIFQRAGMLNHGMQRISATEISLNVAKRGLLKQELTRIGYPVLDLAGYDDGQALSLSWKSEGHTDAKALLHMRDYQNAAVKAFEGSPGSGGSGVVVLPCGSGKTVIGIAIMAKLQCETLILTSNTTSVRQWIDELNSKTTLNSSEVGEYSGQKKEVKPVTVATYQILTHRKNKASEFEHMKLFNERRWGLIIYDEVHLLPAPVFRATAEIQATRRLGLTATLIREDGCEQDVFSLVGPKRYDMPWRQLEAEGWIAKVDCIEIRVPMPVELKNEYHCAEGKHKFRIAAENPAKLSVIQRILQRHSQLGILVIGQYLDQLEHIASSIHAPLITGKMPQHERTTLYDSFRKGEITILVVSKVANFAVDLPEATVAIEVSGSFGSRQEEAQRLGRILRPKLKSTDNKAYFYTLVSKDSKEEDFAIRRQLFLIEQGYEYAIQSLPDIEYIPIHDGIIDEFTEGGQLLL
- a CDS encoding M20 family metallopeptidase, whose product is MDEKLLNDIQVRMIQWRRHLHQHPELSYQEENTALFVATKLRELGLQVQTKFGGGYGVVATLHGALPGKTIALRADMDALPIEDEKDCKYRSEVKGVMHACGHDGHTSMLLGVASYFTQLQSQLRGNIVFIFQPAEEVCPGGAQGMIQSGVLNGVDAIYGIHLWTPLPVGTVGTAGGPFMAAADEFFIDMIGKGGHGGIPHVTIDSIVAGSAVVMQLQSIVSRSVDPLQPAVVTIGTIEGGFAQNVIAEKCRITGTVRTFDIDTRLMIRDRIESMVSLTAQSYGAKSIVDYVMGYPPLVNDQEEVERFFRVAEKNFKSDRVLLVPKLMIAEDFAYYVQEIPGCFMLVGAGNADKAMDYPHHHPLFDFDEEAMYNGLKLFIAMVESHQ
- a CDS encoding HPr family phosphocarrier protein, whose product is MSSNNVAVVEIAQIAGKFTSSIVLQADNKYIDVKSILGLFTTLVSHKDYELHVHGPDAEEAKVAMAEVFAKHGLQIAVITE
- a CDS encoding YlaN family protein, giving the protein MTSSDIQEHLNLKAFNLLQEDADKIQKLIEVQMENLATRYCPLYEEVLDTQMYGFSKEVDFAVRLGLLDVFSGRQLVSQLERNLAILYEALNNKE
- a CDS encoding YugN family protein codes for the protein MIFENTGLDGLKCDLAYMDETAEKAGFFRWQWEYYRATYEYKIEDNGNNNEYFVRINTRAVEGKLEKPDTILAVEAVYMGKGTFPHGLDYETPIPDSIQVIANKKLQQFKTLLEA